A DNA window from Deinococcus multiflagellatus contains the following coding sequences:
- a CDS encoding HNH endonuclease, giving the protein MARHRADSAWPPPPRAPQRCALCGREVPQLTEHHLLPRSQGRRQGLKATELPTALLCPPCHKFLHRTFTNAELARDYADLDALRAHEDVARFVAWIRKQPATKAVRVR; this is encoded by the coding sequence ATGGCCCGCCACCGCGCCGATTCCGCCTGGCCCCCGCCGCCCCGCGCGCCGCAGCGCTGCGCCCTGTGCGGGCGCGAGGTCCCGCAGCTGACCGAACACCACCTGTTGCCCCGCTCGCAAGGCCGCCGCCAGGGCCTGAAGGCAACCGAACTGCCCACCGCCCTGCTGTGCCCGCCCTGCCACAAGTTCCTGCACCGCACCTTCACCAACGCCGAACTGGCCCGCGACTACGCCGATCTGGACGCCCTGCGCGCCCACGAAGACGTGGCCCGCTTCGTGGCCTGGATTCGCAAGCAGCCGGCCACCAAAGCGGTGCGGGTGAGGTAA